In a single window of the Nakaseomyces glabratus chromosome B, complete sequence genome:
- the ARG8 gene encoding acetylornithine transaminase (CAGL0B01507g~Ortholog(s) have N2-acetyl-L-ornithine:2-oxoglutarate 5-aminotransferase activity, role in arginine biosynthetic process via ornithine, ornithine biosynthetic process and mitochondrial matrix, nucleus localization), with protein sequence MYKRYFSTSLKTNQQALKKILEEKTYQVTTYARPSDLCITRGLNAKLFDDFNNKEYIDFTAGIAVTALGHANPKVAEILQTQATKLVHSSNLYFTKECLDLSEKLIEKTKKFGGQHDASKVFLCNSGTEANEAALKFAKKHGITKNPKKQGIIAFENSFHGRTMGALSVTWNKKYRTPFGDLVPHVSFLNINDELSKIKDFINTKKDEIAGLIIEPIQGEGGIFPIPIEKLVALKEICQKNDIIVIYDEIQCGLGRTGNLWAHAALPKAAHPDIFTSAKALGNGFPIAATVVNEKVNNALQVGDHGTTYGGNPLGCAVSNYVLDVIGDQAFLDSVTKKGELLKKGLLKIKEQHPDKISDVRGSGLIWGVEFKDAPGAIVQKARELGLLVITAGKTTVRFVPSLTIEDEVVEEGLTIFNKAVNDVFSK encoded by the coding sequence ATGTACAAGAGATATTTCTCCACCTCTCTCAAAACAAACCAACAGGCTCTAAAGAAGATTCTTGAAGAGAAGACTTATCAAGTAACTACTTATGCAAGACCTTCTGATTTATGCATCACAAGAGGCCTTAACGCCAAGttatttgatgatttcaaCAATAAGGAATACATTGATTTTACTGCCGGTATTGCTGTGACGGCATTGGGTCATGCAAACCCTAAAGTTGCTGAAATTTTGCAAACCCAAGCTACTAAGCTTGTAcattcatcaaatttatatttcaCAAAAGAATGTCTTGATTTAAGTGAGAAACTGATAGAAAAGACCAAGAAATTTGGAGGCCAACACGATGCATCTAAAGTTTTCTTATGCAATTCCGGTACAGAAGCCAATGAAGCGGCTCTAAAGTTTGCAAAGAAACATGGTATTACTAAAAATCCCAAAAAACAAGGTATAATTGCTTTCGAAAACTCATTCCATGGCCGCACAATGGGTGCACTTTCAGTAACATGGAATAAGAAATATAGAACACCATTTGGTGATCTTGTACCTCATGTGTCATTCCTGAACATAAATGATGAACTATCAAAGATAAAGGACTTTATCAATACCAAGAAAGACGAAATCGCTGGTCTTATCATTGAACCTATTCAAGGTGAAGGAGGTATATTTCCAATTCCAATTGAGAAACTGGTagctttgaaagaaatatgcCAAAAGAATGATATAATTGTTATCTATGATGAAATCCAATGTGGCCTAGGCCGTACTGGTAACTTATGGGCCCATGCAGCTCTACCAAAAGCTGCTCATCCAGATATTTTCACTTCAGCTAAAGCGTTAGGTAATGGTTTCCCTATTGCTGCCACTGTTGTGAATGAAAAGGTCAACAATGCCCTGCAAGTTGGTGACCATGGTACAACTTATGGTGGTAATCCTTTGGGATGTGCTGTTAGCAATTATGTATTGGATGTTATCGGAGACCAAGCGTTCTTGGACTCTGTAACAAAGAAGGGTGAATTATTGAAGAAGGGTCTATTGAAGATCAAGGAACAACACCCAGACAAGATATCCGATGTTAGAGGTTCAGGCTTGATATGGGGTGTTGAGTTCAAGGACGCTCCAGGTGCTATTGTCCAAAAAGCCAGAGAACTTGGTCTGTTGGTTATCACTGCCGGTAAAACTACAGTTAGATTTGTTCCATCATTGACTATTGAAGACGAAGTAGTAGAGGAAGGATTAACCATTTTCAACAAGGCAGTTAATGACGTCTTCTCAAAATAA
- the PEX7 gene encoding Pex7p (CAGL0B01529g~Ortholog(s) have peroxisome matrix targeting signal-2 binding activity, role in fatty acid metabolic process, protein import into peroxisome matrix, docking and cytosol, nucleus, peroxisome localization) — protein sequence MLRYQTTGFSGYGVQYSPYYDNILAVNTGSNFGLVGNGKLFILEIDNNGVVKEKNSFLTKDCLFDSAWNELKPNQVVVAQGDGSLRLFDTTLQKFPIAMFHEHSKEVYSCNWNLVSKSNFVSSSWDGQVKIWSPNRKASLITFSPHPIDVSRALDNLPEVSQRDKLSPNQVAQNRNCIYQATFSPHDDNLILCCAGNSYVTLFDLRQNPGNNQKNFIAHRGKGALSCDFNKYRPNIIATSGVDNSIGIWDIRMLPNSSNQQGFQTGTLVNEIVNAHDLAVKKVCWSPHHSDILLSTSYDMSCKIWKDVSVQNNVPTGKTNGSLLSNGLLSNFKHHTEFVFGADWSLWGIPGYVATAGWDSNVFIWNGLQ from the coding sequence ATGCTCCGCTATCAAACAACGGGATTCAGTGGATACGGTGTACAATATTCACCATACTACGATAATATACTAGCTGTGAACACTGGGTCAAATTTTGGATTGGTTGGGAATGGTAAGTTATTCATACTcgaaattgataataatggTGTAGTGAAGGAGAAGAATTCGTTTCTTACAAAAGACTGCCTATTTGACTCTGCATGGAATGAATTGAAACCCAATCAGGTAGTTGTGGCACAAGGTGACGGCTCTTTAAGACTATTTGACACTACTTTACAGAAATTTCCCATTGCTATGTTCCATGAACATAGCAAAGAGGTTTATAGTTGCAACTGGAATTTAGTGAGTAAGTCTAATTTTGTCAGCAGTTCGTGGGATGGCCAAGTAAAGATCTGGTCGCCAAACAGGAAGGCAAGTTTAATAACGTTCTCCCCACACCCTATCGATGTCTCAAGAGCTTTAGATAATTTACCGGAAGTTTCGCAGAGGGATAAACTTTCACCAAATCAAGTAGCTCAAAATAGAAATTGTATCTACCAGGCGACATTTTCGCCTCATGATGATAACCTTATTTTATGTTGTGCGGGAAACTCATATGTAACACTATTTGATCTTCGACAAAACCCTGGAAACAATCAAAAGAACTTTATTGCTCATAGGGGAAAAGGTGCCCTCTCATGCGACTTCAATAAATACAGACCAAATATAATTGCAACTTCTGGGGTTGATAACAGTATTGGCATATGGGATATAAGAATGCTACCTAACTCGTCAAATCAACAAGGGTTTCAGACAGGCACTTTGGTTAACGAAATTGTTAATGCACACGATTTGGCGGTTAAGAAAGTTTGCTGGTCACCTCACCACTCAGATATACTCTTATCCACATCCTATGACATGTCTTGTAAGATTTGGAAGGATGTATCTGTACAGAATAATGTACCAACTGGTAAGACAAACGGCTCTTTACTATCCAATGGACTTCTTTCAAACTTCAAACACCACACCGAATTTGTATTTGGTGCCGATTGGAGTTTATGGGGTATACCAGGATATGTTGCCACTGCTGGGTGGGATTCTAACGTATTCATATGGAACGGCCTACAATAG
- the DOP1 gene encoding Dop1p (CAGL0B01551g~Ortholog(s) have role in Golgi to endosome transport, cell morphogenesis, cleistothecium development, conidium formation and endoplasmic reticulum organization, more) codes for MSLPLKPLTLDSNSKQLDSRQKKFCSNVEKAIKKFDLVNEWADYIASLGTLLKALQSWSPKFQNVKYFVPYPYDVSRRLSSSLSPSLPAGVHLKTLEVYTYIFENIGIEALAHECNIWIPGILPLMTYASMSVRSRVIELYDNYILTLPSEILKVIIRPLLSSLFPGLEDESSEYLDQTIKLIETLQENLGDDSLFWQTCFLVISTYSDRRAGGLVWLTRKFPSLNAIPHKIAERNKIKVNSTGGSTNSMQDRKKVKEDALATLLPSAKNLVTPEPGLLIRCLVSCLEPENDILIKRGILDLLLQRVRIDSPVIQVLISPEDKKLLIMSCCKTTLNKDMSLNRRVWNWCLGFSSSTTRSSNGSTTSVNSGASDKGDNSQDKSNEYFRTNGLLCLKQGIEDLLYNETDVVTAFKLCISIMDRWEIGSMIIPTIFTNLLLASYKMKENELVMKAAGVFFDAVETNIIWGNVINHFFITNDIFLIQFVINNFNISTDEEIIVNHLPLVLLSLLTEYEIFAELDGAKQTQYYNLCYNILTVIPERAFTTISNSTVMDISHISDGSVIEAIKCYYGKVSDPSSFMISDANSIERPYSMEVMTALILNKTTNIVLSQLHNQLHLNDATKLFIYTYEKIPESNQQAKKIDTIDDELSNTVFGSLKKITETDMEYISGLVDLFGNYLCKRMDFIESIKLLNLLVQSLWPFLKVPKSQDPAIRCLESIERSIPTDYVESAVANAFAKEESLNVRIDVLNLLWISLPQTSTLYIRPLEIIFDELNNSQNPYYLSVSKWIYSLNTAGTINNLFRIIMNQLSEFEFFKRDTIKETDDLDMFTYRIQIIKNVLSTNNHSILKTFASEINTTVMIKTLGNEDVSTYKSCCVAIIINFLKKQNNTHPRSIRSSLVLLDLLLDGSEANFKEIVIFLLEKSSFYISQGEIESELIAVALIDIVSKVLMISHQNGIKLDIFDDNSTHLKYIDYLVTSVSTMEGPFIVTAYVKLLSESIAYFENSIFRTILPLTASMVQCIGRLFEKEKESGGYLEPILLLLGGLEELLEVSHGFLTAGEKDNYFGNTAKSDFLQSVVSNVFSSENTAVDIKIQGERDVIIQSFKQVTNSAYRIWSWAHIQSRISLKSNPSNSGTHANYKLKFGAKKLLEKLYILEPLETLETLISTNKNETTVPLIQALDGNRPALTIPSYFSSIVLRCNKNSTVRFSSNTSSKTTTFKGMKSDPSLLNKLHADAIMQNLLDYVKTLENTAMEDFYGDYILFLKEVSNNQYLYKNVCLQVMDLCVVIADKLSRSKFGEQKRPRKDLSDLCFKYIPAAVEGLAKSKENYNHILETLTKVTRNITLLLNENESGDKVHAVITSIISNIVVPHLKTEDAVFSMPEFMSLLTELVKVSGRVKLWRQVIGDAFNDDTVLIEILQNIKWQDIIFKWSDYEEHKYKLLSDLTMLVTTKKSALAPTAISFNSWGDSEDNTKKKNVLRIAYLLMISPKDYYLMHFEPLISYALSTLSSQEHTFKSEFWALLRVIFMKFSLSHFTSTWPLISYALQTNLQEFYENIQIQNFTNPEATFQLCKTLDQLLAMNIEGFCATNEWIFIIDTINCIYKTNSYVALADSIASCKEFEITTMDDLNLSKNISSFKPLLLGVHKIDRHNQLRSFFQNLSYVHYESTYMMVKFDTNEFLNDTNSDLLYLIKKS; via the coding sequence ATGTCTCTGCCACTCAAACCTTTGACGCTAGATTCTAATAGCAAACAGTTGGATAGCAGACAGAAGAAGTTTTGCTCAAATGTTGAAAAGGCAATTAAGAAATTCGATTTGGTGAACGAGTGGGCGGATTACATTGCCAGTTTGGGTACCCTTTTGAAAGCATTACAAAGCTGGTCTCCTAAATTTCAGAACGTCAAGTACTTTGTCCCTTACCCATACGATGTAAGTAGACGATTATCCTCATCATTGTCACCTTCTTTACCTGCAGGTGTGCATCTGAAGACTTTAGAAGTATACACCTACATCTTTGAAAACATTGGAATTGAAGCTTTGGCCCATGAGTGCAATATATGGATACCAGGTATCTTACCTTTAATGACATATGCGTCAATGTCAGTTCGATCTAGAGTAATTGAACTATATGATAATTATATCTTAACTCTGCCGTcagaaattttgaaagttaTTATAAGGCCATTATTGTCCAGTTTGTTTCCCGGCTTAGAGGATGAAAGTAGCGAGTATCTGGAtcaaacaataaaattaattgaaACACTACAGGAAAACCTTGGTGATGATTCACTATTTTGGCAAACATGCTTTTTAGTTATCTCAACATACAGTGATAGAAGAGCAGGTGGCTTGGTTTGGCTGACCAGAAAATTTCCATCACTAAATGCTATACCACATAAAATCGCCGAACGTAATAAAATCAAGGTCAATAGTACAGGAGGCTCCACAAATAGCATGCAAGATAGAAAGAAGGTAAAGGAAGATGCTTTAGCTACTTTACTCCCATCAGCAAAGAATTTAGTCACCCCTGAACCTGGCCTTCTAATAAGGTGCCTTGTCAGTTGCTTAGAACCAGAAAACGATATTCTTATCAAAAGAGGGATACTTGATCTACTTTTGCAACGAGTAAGAATAGACTCGCCAGTTATTCAAGTATTAATCAGTCCCGAAGACAAAAAACTTTTAATTATGTCCTGTTGCAAGACAACATTAAATAAGGATATGTCTCTTAATAGACGTGTTTGGAATTGGTGTCTCGGATTCTCCTCTTCAACAACCAGAAGTTCCAATGGGAGTACCACAAGTGTTAATAGTGGAGCTTCAGATAAAGGAGATAATTCTCAGGATAAGTCGAATGAATACTTTAGGACTAATGGCCTTTTGTGTTTGAAGCAAGGTATAGAGGACCTGCTTTATAATGAGACTGATGTTGTTACTGCTTTCAAGCTATGCATATCAATAATGGACAGATGGGAGATAGGGTCGATGATAATTCCAACCATATTCACTAATCTATTATTAGCGAGCTataaaatgaaagaaaatgaattaGTAATGAAGGCAGCtggtgttttttttgatgCAGtagaaacaaatataatatgGGGAAATGTTATCAACCACTTTTTTATTACCAATGATATCTTCTTAATACAGTTTGttatcaataattttaaCATTTCGACTGATGAGGAAATTATTGTTAATCATTTACCGTTGGTACTGTTAAGCTTATTAACCGAGTATGAGATATTTGCTGAACTTGATGGCGCCAAACAAACACAGTATTATAATTTGTGTTATAACATATTGACTGTCATTCCAGAAAGAGCTTTTACAACCATATCAAATTCAACTGTTATGGACATCTCGCACATTTCGGACGGATCAGTAATTGAGGCTATAAAATGCTACTATGGAAAAGTATCTGATCCATCTTCGTTTATGATTTCTGATGCAAATAGCATTGAAAGACCGTATAGCATGGAAGTTATGACAGCGTTAATACTAAACAAAACCACAAATATTGTGCTGTCTCAATTACACAACCAATTACATCTCAATGATGCTACAAAACTTTTCATATACACTTATGAGAAGATCCCAGAGTCCAATCAACAGgccaaaaaaattgatactattgatgatgaattgAGTAACACAGTGTTTGGAAGCTTAAAGAAAATTACTGAAACTGATATGGAATATATCTCTGGACTTGTAGATTTATTCGGAAATTATCTGTGCAAGCGTATGGATTTTATTGAATCCATCAAACTTTTAAATTTGTTAGTACAGTCATTATGGCCATTCTTGAAGGTACCCAAAAGTCAAGACCCTGCTATAAGGTGCCTTGAATCAATTGAAAGGTCTATCCCAACAGACTATGTGGAATCGGCGGTCGCAAATGCGTTTGCAAAAGAGGAATCTTTGAATGTTAGAATTGACGTTTTAAATTTACTATGGATTAGTTTGCCACAAACGTCCACCCTCTACATTAGACCCTTggaaattatttttgatgagCTAAATAACTCACAAAATCCATACTATCTGTCTGTTTCCAAATGGATTTATTCACTGAATACGGCTGGAACCATCAATAATTTATTTAGAATCATCATGAATCAGCTTTctgaatttgaatttttcaaaagagaCACTATTAAAGAGACTGATGATTTGGACATGTTTACTTACCGAATCCAGATTATTAAGAATGTACTCAGTACTAATAACCattcaattttaaaaacTTTTGCTTCTGAAATCAACACTACTGTTATGATAAAAACACTAGGAAATGAGGATGTTTCTACATATAAGAGCTGCTGTGTGGCCATCATAATAAACTTTTTAAAGAAGCAAAATAACACCCATCCTAGAAGTATTAGGAGTTCATTAGTTTTACTCGATTTGCTGCTGGACGGTTCGGAGGCgaacttcaaagaaattgtaatatttcttttagaAAAATCATCATTCTATATTTCGCAAGGGGAAATTGAATCTGAATTGATTGCCGTTGCTCTAATTGATATCGTTTCTAAGGTATTGATGATATCTCATCAAAATGGAATTAAACTGGATATTTTCGACGACAATAGTACTCATTTGAAGTATATTGATTATTTAGTAACCAGTGTTTCCACCATGGAAGGGCCATTCATTGTTACAGCTTATGTTAAGTTACTATCCGAGAGTATCGCATACTTTGAGAACTCAATTTTTAGAACGATCCTTCCACTTACTGCTTCAATGGTCCAATGTATAGGAAgattatttgaaaaggAGAAGGAGTCAGGGGGTTACCTTGAACCAATATTGCTTTTGCTAGGAGGATTAGAGGAGTTATTAGAGGTATCTCACGGTTTTTTAACAGCAGGTGAAAAAGACAATTACTTTGGTAATACTGCAAAATCGGATTTTTTACAGTCAGTTGTATCAAACGTTTTCTCTTCCGAAAACACCGCCGTAGATATAAAGATTCAAGGTGAGAGAGATGTGATCATCCAGTCTTTCAAACAAGTTACTAATAGTGCCTACAGAATTTGGTCTTGGGCTCACATCCAATCTAgaatatcattaaaatcAAATCCATCGAATTCGGGAACACACGCAAACtataaattgaaatttggtgccaaaaaattattggaGAAATTGTACATTTTGGAACCACTTGAAACACTAGAAACTTTAATAAGCAccaataaaaatgaaacaaCAGTTCCTCTAATCCAAGCCTTGGATGGTAATCGTCCTGCCTTAACTATTCCTTCTTACTTTTCAAGTATAGTCCTACGTTGCAACAAAAATTCCACGGTAAGGTTTTCCTCCAATACTTCTtccaaaacaacaacattTAAAGGAATGAAATCTGATCCATCCCTTCTAAATAAATTACATGCAGATGCCATTATGCAAAACCTACTAGACTATGTCAAGACATTGGAGAATACGGCAATGGAGGATTTTTATGGTGactatattttatttttaaaagaGGTTTCTAACAATCAATATCTATACAAAAATGTTTGCTTACAGGTGATGGATTTATGCGTTGTTATTGCGGATAAACTTTCAAGGTCCAAGTTTGGTGAACAAAAAAGACCAAGAAAAGATCTTTCTGATTTGTGCTTCAAGTATATCCCTGCTGCAGTAGAAGGGCTGGCAAAGAGTAAAGAAAACTACAACCATATTTTGGAAACTCTAACAAAGGTTACTAGAAATATAACCTTACTTCtcaatgaaaatgaatcTGGTGATAAGGTTCATGCTGTTATTACGTCTATTATATCAAACATTGTTGTACCACATTTGAAAACGGAGGATGCTGTTTTTAGCATGCCAGAATTTATGTCTCTTCTTACTGAATTGGTAAAAGTTAGTGGTCGAGTAAAGCTATGGAGACAAGTTATCGGAGATGCATTCAATGATGACACAGTACTTATTGAAATACttcaaaacataaaatggCAAGATATCATATTTAAATGGTCAGATTATGAGGAACATAAGTACAAACTTCTTTCTGATTTGACAATGTTAGtaactacaaaaaaatcTGCCTTGGCTCCAACCgcaatttcttttaacTCTTGGGGTGATTCAGAAGAcaatacaaaaaagaaaaatgttTTAAGAATAGCTTATCTTCTCATGATTAGTCCAAAAGACTACTACTTGATGCATTTTGAACCGCTTATTTCATATGCACTATCTACTCTTTCGTCACAGGAACATACTTTCAAGTCCGAATTCTGGGCATTGTTGAGAGTAATTTTTATGAAGTTTTCCTTATCCCATTTTACCTCAACTTGGCCTCTGATCAGCTATGCCTTACAAACAAATCTTCAAGAGttttatgaaaatatcCAAATCCAAAATTTCACTAACCCAGAGGCCACATTTCAGTTATGTAAAACGCTTGATCAACTATTAGCAATGAATATAGAGGGTTTCTGTGCTACAAATGAATGgatttttattattgatacCATAAACTGTATTTACAAGACGAACTCATATGTCGCCTTGGCTGATTCAATTGCATCTTGCAAAGAATTTGAGATAACTACTATGGATGATCTAAATTTATCGAAGAACATATCTTCGTTCAAACCATTATTATTGGGAGTTCACAAAATTGACAGACATAACCAGTTACGCAGTTTTTTCCAAAACCTGAGCTACGTCCATTATGAAAGCACTTATATGATGGTCAAGTTTGATACAAACGAATTCTTGAATGATACTAATAGTGACCTATTATAtctgataaaaaaatcatgA
- the MTQ2 gene encoding S-adenosylmethionine-dependent methyltransferase (CAGL0B01573g~Ortholog(s) have S-adenosylmethionine-dependent methyltransferase activity, protein methyltransferase activity and role in peptidyl-glutamine methylation, regulation of translation), protein MLPTPYVKCDYEKVYEPSEDSFLLLDILEKERQYLADRFSKSLNVVCEIGVGSGIVTTFMMQNTIPSAGHLNLYYAIDVNPWALESTLTTADINNCKKSYLEPVQADLTSSFRTREIDLLIFNPPYVPAEDVPTIPEETDDQDKWLDLALLGGEDGMDVTNKVLDNLEAILSLRGVAYILFCARNKPEEIAKRMEQIWDIKLIEQRKAGWEILSVYRFQKKNL, encoded by the coding sequence ATGCTTCCGACACCCTATGTGAAATGCGATTATGAAAAGGTTTACGAACCATCAGAAGATTCTTTCTTACTTCTGGATATTCTGGAAAAGGAAAGACAATACCTTGCTGACAGATTCAGTAAGTCCCTGAATGTTGTATGTGAAATTGGTGTGGGCTCAGGTATTGTAACTACATTTATGATGCAAAATACAATTCCGAGCGCTGGTCACTTGAATTTGTACTATGCTATTGATGTAAATCCATGGGCTTTAGAATCTACTCTAACCACGGCAGATATCAATAACTGTAAGAAATCATATCTGGAGCCTGTACAGGCAGATCTCACGAGCAGCTTTAGAACTAGAGAAATCGACCTTCTTATATTCAATCCACCATATGTACCTGCTGAGGATGTACCTACTATTCCAGAAGAAACCGATGATCAAGATAAATGGTTGGACTTGGCGTTGTTGGGGGGTGAAGATGGAATGGACGTGACTAATAAAGTGCTCGACAACCTAGAAGCAATATTGTCTTTGAGGGGGGTAgcatatattttattttgtgCCAGAAATAAGCCGGAAGAGATAGCTAAAAGGATGGAACAAATTTGGGATATCAAATTGATAGAACAAAGGAAGGCGGGCTGGGAAATATTAAGTGTTTATCGcttccagaagaagaatctaTGA
- the RUB1 gene encoding NEDD8 family protein RUB1 (CAGL0B01589g~Ortholog(s) have protein tag activity, role in protein neddylation and SCF ubiquitin ligase complex, cytosol, nucleus localization) has translation MIIKVKTLTGKEIPVEVSGEDKVYHIKELLEEKEGIPASQQRLIFHGKQINNDDTISTAKLSDGMQLHLVLTLRGGN, from the exons ATGATTATTAAGGTGAAAACATTGACAGGGAAGGAGATTCCAGTGGAAGTGAGTGGAGAGGACAAAGTGTACCACATAAAAGAGCTAttggaagagaaagaaggtATTCCGGCATCCCAGCAGAGACTGATATTCCACGGGAAACAAAT AAATAATGACGATACGATATCCACCGCTAAGTTATCAGATGGCATGCAACTGCATCTGGTGTTGACACTGAGAGGCGGAAACTGA